Part of the Limihaloglobus sulfuriphilus genome is shown below.
ATATTTTTACACTACGGTTTTTTGCACTGCTTTAACTGTGAGATAAATTTTTATCCAACCCATTTTTCGATTGGACTCGAAAGAAATTCTTCTATCCTAATCCCCTGTCCACCGACAAGAAGCTGCCGTTTTACATTAAATTCTTTGGAGAATTCCTCCATCCCCGGCAAGCTGTATTCTTTCTTGCCACTTTTGACCTCGATAGCGACTACTGTTTTGCCGGATTCAAGGACAAAATCGACCTCTTTGTTTCGATTTAGCCAATAATAAACTTCTATGCCTTTTCCTTTAGAACTATTGATTAAATGAGCACCAACTGCTGATTCTGTTAGCCTGCCCCAGTATTGGCGATCATGTATAGCTTCCGTGTAGGAGAGGCCTGACATCGCGGACATTAGAACGGTGTTTAATACAAGTAATTTTGGGCTTGAACCCCTTTTGCGATGAGTTTTTCCTGAAAACTTTTCCAAGCCGGCCAGCAGACCTGCACCGCTAAGCAAATCAAGGTAATGTGCCAGTGTAGTTGTATTTCCTGCATCCTGTAATTGTCCTACCATTTTCTGATAAGAAAGGATCTGTCCGGAATATTCGCATCCCAAATGAAACATCCTTCTAAGTAACGCCGGCTTGTCAACCCTTGTCATCAATAGGATGTCTCTCGATATAGTGGTTTCGATAAGTGAATCAGCTATATATTGTTGCCATCGCTGTTTGTTATTTGTTAGCTCAGCAGCACCAGGGTAACCGCCGTGATAAATGTAATCTTCAAGAGTCATACCAAAGCATTCGTACATTTCAGCAAAGGACCAATGCGCCACATATATGGTTTCAAATCTGCCGGCAAGGCTTTCAGTCAAACCTTTTTGCATGAGAAGAGGAGATGAACCAGAAAGAATAACTTTTAGATTGATGTCATTCGCAGTGTCTTCATCCCACAGCCTTTTTACAGTTTCTGACCAGCCTGAAACTTTTTGAACTTCATCAATCACAAGCATGGCAGATGAGTTTTTATCTTCTGAAATTTTGAGTCTGGCTATATCCCACTGCTGGCTGAGCCATGACCGGTCTTGAAGGGTGGGCTCATCTGCAGAAGCGTAATGAAAGGCTAATCCGCAGTCTTTGAGTAACTGTCTTGCAAGGGTTGTTTTACCAACCTGACGGGGTCCAGTCAAGACTTGAATAAATTTCCGTTTTTCCTTTATCCGACTTAAGATTTCTTTATAAATAGGTCTTTTGTATTCTTTAAACATTCGAAAATCCTTTACAAATTACTCAATACAATGAGTAATATTACACGATACTTATGTCCATTTCAAGCAAAATATTGAAAACACACTAAATTGTTCTTATTGAGATAGTATGTAGTTGTTAAGCCGTTATAGGACCACCCATGCTTGACTGCAGCACGTGACTGCAATTCGGCTATCTCCTTGAGATTTTATTAATCTCTAGAAGATTTAACATTAAATGCCGAGGATGATGGTAATTTTCAATTCGCTTGATGTTAAATTGAAACACTCCGTCACGTGGAGCCCACGGATTCCAAAGTGGCAGACCGTATCTCTCTAAAGAGACTTTTTCTTTCACATAAGAAAGTGTCCTGTGAAACCATTTTTGAGCCCATTGTGATTTTTTTTCAGACATTAACAAGAGCGTACCGATGAGCACCTCTTCCTGCAGCCAGCCGGCCTTGTCAAGAATCCAGTCGTTACATTCGGCATCTTTCAAACAGCGAAAAAAACCGCCGTATTCTTCGTCCCATGCGGTTTCAAGGTGAAATTTAAAACACCTTTCTGCCCTTTCAAAGAGTTGATCATCTCTTATTCTCTTTGCCTCGTCCATTATCATCCAAAGGATTTCGATAGCATGGCCGGTATAAAACATATTCCTGTATTCATTTTGAGGCAGGGAAAAATCATGGTTAAGGACTTCATTGAACAGCTGGTACCGAGGATTGTAATGATGATCAAAAACAGCGTTAAGACATCTCTCACATATATTTTGTAACTGGTGGTCATGTTTAATTCTAAGCATCTGGGTGCATACACGCAGCAGAACCATCCAAACTCCTAACAGCCGTGCGCCTGGAACGTCACTTTTAGAATTCATATAGACTCTCGGTGCAGACGGAGCGTAATCCGGACGATCATAGATTCGTACACATTTACAGACAATACTTTTTGCTACATCCCATAACTCTTGATTATCCGCTGCTTTGGAACATTCAGCAAACCCTTCGGCAATAAACAAATCACCGTAAACCTGGCCGGCGACATCAACATACTCGCCGCCGATTAGAACCCCTTTTTCGCAACTTATAGGCTCACCATCCCGTGTAAACTCCGCAGACCAGAGGTTGCTATCTGAAGGTTTTCTGCGAAGCAGGAAATCAGCTGCCATCTGAGCTGTTTTCAAATGCCTGCCGTCTTGTGTTAAATTGTTATACAGGAATGAATAGACCCATATACCTCTGCCGTTGTACCAACTGTTTTTGTTTGTTGAGAGCAGATTTCCACTCTGATCAGCTTCACACATAAAGCCGCCTTTTTCATGGTCTATGATATGGGCGTCCATGAAAGGAAGAAAATCGTCAAACAGCCATTTCTCATACTGTTTCTTCAGGTTGGATACATCGATTTTATAATCAGACATAAGCAAATGCCTATCAAAAGGTTGAATCCGGCTTTAGTATTTCTGAAACCGTCAGGCCGAGAAAACCTGTAGTCCTTACAAGCTCTTTTATTCCGTAAGCCTCACTGTTTTCTGGGACAAGCATGTAAGCAAAAAATCGCTTTACAGCTTCCTTTACGTCTGCATCCTGCTGAATGTGAACGTAATACCAGTTAAGCAGTGAAACAACCCCGGGGCTTCTCTGCTGATCAGGGCTTCTCAACTGTCCCCATGTGCCGTCATCGTTTTGGTTTCTGAGAATCCAGTCTATTGTCGGGCGTATATCTTTTGCAAACTCGGCCCTCTCTATGTCGTTCATAAAACGATATACTCCAAGGAAAGCCTCCGAACAATATGTCAAGGTATCGAGCGGCCAGGTGTCGAGTTCTTTGCCGTCAAGCATATAGGGTATCTCACCGTCAGCCTCTCTTACCTTTAAAAGCCAGTTGACGGCGTCTGTTGAAATATTCCTGTATTTTGGCTCATTTGTGAGTTCATACATCTGACTCATGAAAGCACCTGCCGTTGTAGCAGTTGATATGGTATATGGCTCCATGCTCAGGTGCCCTCGGTAATAACCGCAGCCCAGAGCACCTTTATGTTCACCTGATTTTATAATAAAGCTGCCGGTTGTATCTCTGCCCAAAAACTGAGGGTCTCTTATGCTGCCCTCTGTGACGAATAATGCCATTCTTTTAAGGCAATCAAGGTATATTGGCTGTCTTTTAGAATCCGCGTGTTTATATATTACCGATAAAGCGGTTGCCGCTGTTCCCATATCTCCAAAATATATATTTGAATAAAGAACGATTTCACGCCTGGGAAAATCAGCCCAGAATCCGCCCTGATTTATCTGTGATGTAATAGTCAGCTGCTGCTGATTACAAAAGCCATCCGCCCATTTTACAGCCTCATTTTTGTACTTCTCTTCACCTGTAAGCCTGTATGCGGAAACCAGAACCCGTGCGAAATTCCCGTTTATAAATATTGACTGGTCAGTATCTTCAGTATTTTTCAGTTGTCCGCTGCCAAGGTCAAGGCTCATTATCCAGTCTGCAATATCTCTAAGGTAATCAGTGAGTAACACCTCTTCTTCCGCGGTGAATATTTCAGGCGGCAGTTTTGCCTGCGTTTGAAAGGAACCGAACAGACATATACAAACAATAACGCTGATACATAAATGGTTTTTCATGAGGACTCCTGAATTAAGTGTTATGCGATTTAGTTTTTTTTGCAATCAGCAGAAATACGCAGCCTACTGCCATCATAGCGGCGCCAACAGCTATACTAAGCTTGCCTTCAGATATATTGGTAAAAAGAACAGATACCGCCAAAACAAGGCCGATGGCGAATGTTCCTATTGATATTATTGGAAAAAGCGCTTTGACCGAATCGTTTTTCTCAGTTACTGTTGCGACATCAGTTTTTGATGCCGCATTGCTTACGAAACGGTCAACTTCTTCACTCCTTTGAGCCGAATCCGGTTTTAAAAATGTACCCGCTATAAGACCGGCAACAGTCGTTAAAGAGGTAATAGAAGTTATAACCTGTTCCTCTCGAAGATATGGATACCATCCGCCAATCGCGAATGCCGTTAATCCTGTTATTATCCCTGCAGAAAATCCAAGCAGCCCGCCAAAATTGGAGATTCGTCTGGAAAACATACCGACCAGCATAGGAATCGCAACCGGCGGCAGAAACAGGCCGAATATCTTGACCATCACCCTGAACAGGTCATCAGAACCCTGAATCTTTCTGATCATTATAGTTATGCCGATAACTACCAGGCCGACAATAAGAGTATTTACTCTGGCAAAGAGCATAAGTTTCCTGGCTGAAGCCTCTTTGCTGACCATCCTCTTATAGATATCATTTGTAAGTACAGAAGCAATAGCATTGAAATCACCGGCGAGCATGGACATTGTTGCCGAAAACATGGCTGCTATAACCATCCCTATCATACCAACAGGCAAAACAGACTTGCAGACTATAGCATAAACCTCGTTGCTGTTTTCAATCTCCGGCAGGAAGACCCTTGCTGTCATCGCGGGAATATAGAATATCGGCGGGCCCACAAAGTTCAATATCGCGACCAGATAACCGACCTTGCGTGCGTTTTTATCGCTGCTTGTTGAGTAATACCTTTGAACGAGTGCCCAGGAAGTTGTATAGTTAAGCAGAATTATGAAAAAGAACACAAGCAGGTAACCCCAGGTGTATTTTGTGTTTATAAGACTGAAGAAACCTTCCGGAGCCGCCTCTATAAACCCCTGAAAGCCGCCGGCCCTCTTGAGCGTCAAGAACGGCAAGACCAAAACCGCTGCAAGCAGCACGACAAACTGTATAAAGTCTGCTACAAGAGCCGCCCAGAGGCCTCCCATGAATGTATAGCTTATCATTATCAGCCCTGATACAATGATTGCCGGAGCCAAAGGAAATCCCATGCCGGCAGCCACGACAGTGCCTATCGCAAGAAGTTTAAGGGCATCATCGAGTATTCTTGTTGGTATTCCAACCCAGACCAATCCCTGCCGCATCTTATTTCCATATCGAGACTCGATATATTCAAGCGGGCTTGTCTGGGCGATCCGCCTCCACCTGGAAGCCATGAATTTGGCCCCTATCAGCATTGCCGGCACAGTCAGCCAGTATATAGTAACAGCGACGAACCCGTACTGATAGGCCAGGGCAGAATAAACAACAAATCCCAAAGCGCTGAAACTGCACATATAGAAAGAGATTCCGGCAAGCCACCATGGAACCTGTTTGCCGCCGCCGAAAAAGTCTCCCATGTTTTTTACTCTTCCCTGAAAGTATATCCCGATTCCAACCATGACGGCAAAAAAACCGGTTATAACTGCGTAATCAGCGAAGTAAAGGCCGTTATCCATTAAAAACTCCAATATTTTATAACTAAATTTCTATATTCAGGATTCCGGCAATATTCCGGTACATAATCTTATCATAAGCCTGAGAACTGATTTTCGATTCATCCCTTGCAGCCTGGAGCCAGGGGATGTGTTTTCTCTCGTTATCGGGCGAGCAGTAATCCAGACCGAACAGAAGTCTGTCCTGAAACCTTTCTATAAATCTGTATGCGAATTCAGTATCCCGCAGGAACGCATTGAGCCCGCTGTTGGCAGAAATATCTCCGTAGAGATTTGGATAGTCTTCCATAAGCCGAACTACAGCACCGCCTTCAGCGACAGGGCCTTTGGGGTAGCCGGCCTTTTCTTCTTTGGTAACTTCCCCGCTGATCTCTGCCCAAAAGCCCTGTGAATGGCCGAAGAACTTCAATTTCGGAAACATCTTTAAAACCTTCTCAAAGCGGGGGAATCCTACATCATCCATCAAACCATAGTCATTTGAAGCCTCGATTGAAGTATGAAATGTGACAGGAAATCCAACCCTTTGGCACGCCTCAAATAAATTGAGGATACGCGGGTCATCCCACCATATCTTTGCGGAAATCTCACCAAGGCCCATACAGCCGGCAGCTTTGTACTGGTTAAGGATAAACTCAAAGTGGTCTGCAGTCACATTGAGCAGAGAACCTGTAAGCCGCGGATCTACATTGCAAAAAGGAATGAATCTGCCGGGATATTTTCTACATATTTCAAGCACTTCGTAAAGCCCCTGATACTCCGGCAGTATTTCCGGATTGCTCATCGGCAGTATAACGGCCTTGTCAATGCCGAATTTATCCATTACGGCAATCTGCTGCTCAGCCGACATAAAGGTTGTCGCCTCCGGAGTGTAGCGGATTCTGGGGTTCATTAAAACATGCGAGTGTGCGTCAATAATCATTGTAAACTTTCCTGAGCTTTTTAGAGACTGACTGTTCGTCCTTCTCTGGCTGACTTATAAATCGACTCTATGAGCTTAACGGATTTGGAGGCCTCAGGGCCGCTGATCTTGAATTCGGTTCCAGTCCGTATAGATTCTATGAAATCCTCAAAACATTTTGTATGGAGAGTATGGGCTATCGCCTTTGGGTCTGAAAACCCGCTTTTATAGTCCATATTTGCGTACTTTTCAAGAACCTGCTGGTCTCCCGGCTCGCTGTTTTTAAATTCAAATACTGTGTAGCTGTCTTCAAGATAGACGGCCGTTCCCTCTGTGCCCATGATTTCCAGACGTTTGGGCTGACCGGGGTAACAGGCGGTTGAACCGTGAATTACACCCAGCGCACCATTTTTGAATTTCAGTGCCGCCGCGGCAGAATCCTCTGCCTCGATATCTGGATGGCCTACCCTGGCGGTAAACGCATTGACGGATTCAATGTCCGGCATAAGTTCGCAAAGTGTATCTATCATATGAATAGCCTGATTCATCAAGGCACCGCCGCCGTCGAGCTTCCATGTGCCGTGCCAGGAATCTTTATAATAATCGTCAGACCTCCACCATGGAACATAAACTCCCGCAAAGGTTATCCTGCCGAAGCGCTGACGTTTGATAGCGTCTCTGAGCGGATCAAGCGACTCTGAATATCTTGTCTGAAATATGCAGCCCAGCTTTGTTCCGGCTTTGTTATGAGCATCAATTATCTCATTTATCCTCTCAACAGTAACTTCCAGGGGCTTCTCAATAATAGTATGTATCCCATATTGAGCTGCCGTAATTGCAGGATCCCTGTGCAGACCGGAAGGTGTTGCGATGGTTAAGATATCTACATCAACGCTTTTGAGCATGTTTTCAAGACCATCAAAAGCGGCGCAGCCGTACTGGGATGCTAATTTATCCGCTTTTTCCGAATCAATATCGCATATTGCAGCAAGCTGTGCATCCGGTATGTCCTTGACGGCTTTTGCATGAAACTCAGCTATTACGCCGGCTCCGACTATGGCTATTTGTAGTTTGCTCATTTCATTATCCCCTAACTATTTGCTGTTTGCGTTACTTTTGAAAAAACTGCTGTACCCGCCGTACTCTGTCTGCGAATCGTTGTCTCCATCTGCAAGCAAGTCAATATTCTCTACGACTTTCCTGTATGCATTTACATGCTGATCGATTATATCTTTACGGAAATGCTTGAACCATGGCACCTCAAAAACCTGTTTGACTATTGACTCGGCTGCAGGCAGCGATTGAACCATCTCTACACTGTCGGGTTCGGGATGGTTTGCAATCTTTGTCGGGCGGCCCTCGTTAAATACATCCATTTCGGTAAACAGAGGATGCAGGTGTAAGGGCTTATTACAGCCCGGATTACAGACTGTCCCCTCAGCCTCAAGCGCTGCGGAGAACCTTTTGAGCGAAACCCCGCCAAGCTGATCTTTATCGTATTTGAAATGGGGATAATACCAGCCTCCTTTTGTAATCGAACCATAAGGGACTTTTCGCATAGTGGATATTCCGGGCAAATCTTCAAGCTGCTCGCAGAAGTAATTCATAGCTTTGTCAATTTCCTGCATTTGCTTTGAAAACATTTTCAGCTGAACAAGACCAAAGGCCGAGGTCAACTGATGCATACGGTTTTTGGCACCGCCGCATGGCAGCCCTGCATATTTTTTCAGATGACTGCTCGTTATCTCATTATGCCTTACATAATGGCCCCACA
Proteins encoded:
- a CDS encoding ATP-binding protein; translation: MFKEYKRPIYKEILSRIKEKRKFIQVLTGPRQVGKTTLARQLLKDCGLAFHYASADEPTLQDRSWLSQQWDIARLKISEDKNSSAMLVIDEVQKVSGWSETVKRLWDEDTANDINLKVILSGSSPLLMQKGLTESLAGRFETIYVAHWSFAEMYECFGMTLEDYIYHGGYPGAAELTNNKQRWQQYIADSLIETTISRDILLMTRVDKPALLRRMFHLGCEYSGQILSYQKMVGQLQDAGNTTTLAHYLDLLSGAGLLAGLEKFSGKTHRKRGSSPKLLVLNTVLMSAMSGLSYTEAIHDRQYWGRLTESAVGAHLINSSKGKGIEVYYWLNRNKEVDFVLESGKTVVAIEVKSGKKEYSLPGMEEFSKEFNVKRQLLVGGQGIRIEEFLSSPIEKWVG
- a CDS encoding AGE family epimerase/isomerase — translated: MSDYKIDVSNLKKQYEKWLFDDFLPFMDAHIIDHEKGGFMCEADQSGNLLSTNKNSWYNGRGIWVYSFLYNNLTQDGRHLKTAQMAADFLLRRKPSDSNLWSAEFTRDGEPISCEKGVLIGGEYVDVAGQVYGDLFIAEGFAECSKAADNQELWDVAKSIVCKCVRIYDRPDYAPSAPRVYMNSKSDVPGARLLGVWMVLLRVCTQMLRIKHDHQLQNICERCLNAVFDHHYNPRYQLFNEVLNHDFSLPQNEYRNMFYTGHAIEILWMIMDEAKRIRDDQLFERAERCFKFHLETAWDEEYGGFFRCLKDAECNDWILDKAGWLQEEVLIGTLLLMSEKKSQWAQKWFHRTLSYVKEKVSLERYGLPLWNPWAPRDGVFQFNIKRIENYHHPRHLMLNLLEINKISRR
- a CDS encoding sodium:solute symporter family transporter; the protein is MDNGLYFADYAVITGFFAVMVGIGIYFQGRVKNMGDFFGGGKQVPWWLAGISFYMCSFSALGFVVYSALAYQYGFVAVTIYWLTVPAMLIGAKFMASRWRRIAQTSPLEYIESRYGNKMRQGLVWVGIPTRILDDALKLLAIGTVVAAGMGFPLAPAIIVSGLIMISYTFMGGLWAALVADFIQFVVLLAAVLVLPFLTLKRAGGFQGFIEAAPEGFFSLINTKYTWGYLLVFFFIILLNYTTSWALVQRYYSTSSDKNARKVGYLVAILNFVGPPIFYIPAMTARVFLPEIENSNEVYAIVCKSVLPVGMIGMVIAAMFSATMSMLAGDFNAIASVLTNDIYKRMVSKEASARKLMLFARVNTLIVGLVVIGITIMIRKIQGSDDLFRVMVKIFGLFLPPVAIPMLVGMFSRRISNFGGLLGFSAGIITGLTAFAIGGWYPYLREEQVITSITSLTTVAGLIAGTFLKPDSAQRSEEVDRFVSNAASKTDVATVTEKNDSVKALFPIISIGTFAIGLVLAVSVLFTNISEGKLSIAVGAAMMAVGCVFLLIAKKTKSHNT
- a CDS encoding amidohydrolase family protein, with the protein product MIIDAHSHVLMNPRIRYTPEATTFMSAEQQIAVMDKFGIDKAVILPMSNPEILPEYQGLYEVLEICRKYPGRFIPFCNVDPRLTGSLLNVTADHFEFILNQYKAAGCMGLGEISAKIWWDDPRILNLFEACQRVGFPVTFHTSIEASNDYGLMDDVGFPRFEKVLKMFPKLKFFGHSQGFWAEISGEVTKEEKAGYPKGPVAEGGAVVRLMEDYPNLYGDISANSGLNAFLRDTEFAYRFIERFQDRLLFGLDYCSPDNERKHIPWLQAARDESKISSQAYDKIMYRNIAGILNIEI
- a CDS encoding Gfo/Idh/MocA family protein, with the protein product MSKLQIAIVGAGVIAEFHAKAVKDIPDAQLAAICDIDSEKADKLASQYGCAAFDGLENMLKSVDVDILTIATPSGLHRDPAITAAQYGIHTIIEKPLEVTVERINEIIDAHNKAGTKLGCIFQTRYSESLDPLRDAIKRQRFGRITFAGVYVPWWRSDDYYKDSWHGTWKLDGGGALMNQAIHMIDTLCELMPDIESVNAFTARVGHPDIEAEDSAAAALKFKNGALGVIHGSTACYPGQPKRLEIMGTEGTAVYLEDSYTVFEFKNSEPGDQQVLEKYANMDYKSGFSDPKAIAHTLHTKCFEDFIESIRTGTEFKISGPEASKSVKLIESIYKSAREGRTVSL